ATCATAACCGATGGTCAGATCCGGGTTGGTCACTGTCAAAGTGCTCTGGATCAGAGGCTCATGGACATGCTCGCCTGCGCCCCATCCAAAGGCCGGGTCGAATCCTGCCTCCGGCTCCGATGTGGGACCCATGGCAACGATAACGGAATCTTCTCTGGAAGCCTGACTCTCCCCGGAAGTCTCCACACTTCCAATAGCCCCGCCGCAGCCTGCCAGAAGACCTGCCGCAAGTCCTGCTGTAAGAATGATTGCCGTAAACCGCCTCAATTATTTCTCCTCCTGTCCGTCAATATCCGTCCGGCGGATCACCTCATCCCGCACCTTGCCCCAGGGCAGGTTCTGCTTTCTGGCGATCTTCGCCACATCTTCATACTCCGGTTTCTTATGAGTGACGCCGTATCCGAAAGCGGTCTTGATCCGCACCTCGCCCCAGGGCGTAGAAACCTTCTCCACCCCCGGCTTCAGGAAATATTTCTCACACCGGCGGGCCCGCACTCCGTTGGTGGCCGTCTCCCGGAATATCTTCCGGACCATTTCCTCTTCGTTCCCTTCTTCGCAAAGCACCGTCAGTACATGGCCGGGGCGGCCTTTTTTCATGGTGCCAGGAATAGTATACACGTCCAGCGCCCCTGCTTCCAGAAGCCGGCCACAGGCAAAGGAAAGGGCCTCCGGCGTCATGTCGTCCAGGTTGCAGATCAGTTCTGTGATCCTGCCATTTGCGCCAGTCTCCCCAGCTTCCATGCCAGCGGCTTCCGACTCCCGGCTTTCTCCCAGGAATACCCGCACACAGTTGGCCTGAGGAAATTCCTTTGTTCCAATCCCGATCCCCACGCCAGTGCCTGTCATCACCGGCATCGAGCCAAAAGCATCCGCGAACTGGGTAAGAAGCGCAGCTCCGGTAGGCGTACACAGTTCTCCCCGGATCTCTCCGCCGTAGCTTGGCGCTCCCTCCAGCAAGTTGGCTGTGGCAGGCGCCGGAACCGGCATGATCCCGTGAGCGCACCGCACCGTGCCGCTTCCCACATGGACCGGGGAAACCACGATCCGCTCAGGCTTTAGAAGATACAGGCAATAACATACGCCGGTCACATCTGCCACCGCGTCCAGGGCTCCCACCTCGTGGAAATGCACGTCCCCCACAGGGCAGCCGTGAGCCCTGGCTTCTGCCCGGGCGATCCGGTCATACACCGCTCTGGCCTCTTTCTTTACCTCTTCCGGCAGGCACAGGGTGTCGATCAGTTCCCCGATATGCCCCGGCGTGGCATGATGATGGTGGTGATGATGATCGTGCGCATGGTCATGCCCGCAGGCAGCTTCTTCCTCCCCGTGTACTGTCACCCGCATATGCGTCCCGGCAATCCCGCAGGTCTTTCCCGCCTCCGCCTCCACATGCACGCCGGGCAGTCCCAGGCTGTTCATGGTCTTCAGAAATCCCTCTTTATCTTCCAGCAGTTCATACAGGGCGCCCATCAGCATATCACCGGCTGCCCCCATGTTACATTCGATATATAATGTCCGCATCTGTTATTCCTCCTTGATCCCTTCCATCTGATTAATCCGGCTGGCCAGATACCCGGCCCCGAATCCATTGTCAATATTCACCACACTGCACCCGGAAGCGCAGGAATTCAGCATGGACAGAAGCGCCGACAGCCCTCCAAAGCTGGCGCCGTAGCCTACGCTTGTGGGTACTGCGATCACCGGGCAGTCCACCAGTCCGCCCACCACGGAAGCCAGGGCTCCTTCCATGCCTGCCACTGCGATCACGCAGCGGGCCTGCATGAGAATATCCAGATTAGACAGCAGGCGGTGAAGTCCCGCCACGCCCACATCATAAACCCGGGTCACATGATTTCCCATGGCTTCGGCAGTCAGCGCTGCCTCTTCTGCCACCGGCATGTCGCTGGTCCCTCCAGTGGCCACCACAATATTTCCCCGTCCCGGCCGGTCTTCCGGAAATGCGATCCCAAGCCGGGGGATCTTGTGGTAATCTATGGGGAGAAACCGGGACAGATAGTCTCCGGTCTCCTGGCTGATCCGGGTCACCAGAATGTTGCGGCACCCCTTCTCGCCCATCCGTTCTACAATCCCTTTGATCTGCTCCGGCGTCTTTCCCTCTCCGTAGATCACCTCCGCGGCTCCCTGACGGACGCTTCGATGAAAATCGATCTTGGCATAGGCAAGGTCTTCAAAGGGCGCCTCCTTTAACTCCAGCATGGCGTTCTCCGGTGACACCTTTCCATCCGCCACCTGGCGCAGCAATTCTAAAATGTCATGTTTATTATCCATTGCTTCTCCTTTCTTCTATCTGGATGGCTTCCTGGCTTCCAGATCCATCAATACCGCGGGAAACAATTGTTTTAACTGCTCTGTGACAACTGCCCGCTGATCCAGAAGATCCGCCATCTGCTCTTCTCTTACCTGGATCCTTGCTCCCTCCTGGCAGATACGCACCCGGAAATCCGCAAAGCCAAGTTCTGACAGGATCTCTTCCGCCCGCTCCACATTTTTAAGGGTCTCCAACGTGATCTTCGTTCCCGTGGGCACCCGGGTAGCCAGGCAGGCATAGGCCGGCTTCTCCCAGGTAAACAGGCCAGCTTCTTTAGACATCTGCCGCAGCTGTTCCTTGGTGATCCCGCATTCCCGCAGAGGCGACCGCACCTGAAGTTCCCGCAGCGCCTGCATACCCGGCCGGTCTTTTGCGTCATCGGAGGCATTGGTCCCGTCCAGAAGCACCGGGTATCCGTCCCGGCGTGCGGCTTCCCGCAGGCTGGAAAACAGCGCCCGTTTGCAGTAGTAACAGCGCTCCGAGCCGTTCTGCGCCGCCTCCGGCACTGCCAGGATATCCTCTTCGATCACAGTCATCGGCACCTGCAATTCCCACGCCAGCCGCCTGGCGTCCTTAAGCTCAAAAGCCGGCTGGAAGGCCGTCTTCCCATAATAGGCCCGGACATCCGCGCCGTATTCCCTGGCCGCCCACAGGAGAAAGGCAGAGTCCGCACCGCCGGAAAAGGCCACCGCGGCTTTGGGGACTTCTTTAAAAAACTCCTGTAATGTCATACCTTCTTTCCTCCTTACAAACAGAAACAGGAAGATGTCTGCTTTCTCCTGAAAACAGATACCTTCCTGATATCTTTCCTGTCAACCTGTATCTCCGTTGTCATAAGGCAACCATTTATATCTGATAAAACTTCTGTATCATAATCCTCACGTCTTCTGACGCATATTCCGGCTTCCTGCCGGAACTCTTTTTTAATACTACCATATAGAAAAACTGCCGGCAACCGTTTTGTTACTCAAGAATACCGCGCACCTCTTCCAGGCCGATTCCCGCCTCTTTTGCAATCTCCGCTTCCGTCCGTCCTTCCGCTGACAAGCGGAAAACTTTCTTTGCCAGGGCCACTCCAGATTCTCTGCCTTCTGCAAGCCCGGCTTCCCTTCCTTCTGCTAATCCGGCTTTCCTTCCTTCTTTTAACGCATCCTGATACCATTCTTCCAATGCCTGACACATATTCACACGCTCCTCCTTCTGCATGGCTTCCACCTCTTTTATCCCCTTTTCCATATTCAAAAAGCTGCACAGCGCCTGATAGGTCTCTGCATCTACACTGCTGAAATACTTTTCGTTCTTTTGTATATATTTCTGCAATTCCTTCTTTCTGCCCCTATATTTTAACATGCCCAGTACCTGTTGTAAATCTTCTGAAAGTCTTTGCAGTTCTGCTTCTTCCATATGTCCCGCATCGATCAGGTTCATCCGATAGTTGGGCACATATTTCCGTAAAACCTCTCCTGTCTCCTTGCCCTTCCCTTCTGTTCCGGGCGGAAACATCCCGTACAGATCTGTGGCCCCGTCCCATTTCTTCTCATCATAATAAAACACCAGCGTAAGAATGGGATAGATAAAATCCTCCCGCCTGAATCTGGACAGGAATTCCTCCGTACTTAACTCCCCTTTTCCCAGGGTTTCTCCAGATTTCCGATGCGTCCGCCACAGTTCCCGGATCTGGTCAGTATAAGTCAATCCGTCATACAGCATGCAGCGGACCGGCATGGCATAATGGATCTTATCCTGGGATTCGCAGGCCAGGATCGCCAGATTCACCGTGTTCTTCCAGCGTTTCACAATATCCCTGCGCCTTCCCACAGCCTTTGTCTTTCCCGCCTTGTCCGTGACCAGGATATCCGTCTCCCGGTCCAGGTCTTCCAGTTCCTCCGGCCTTATGATCTGCCGGCCCCCGAATACATAACCATTGTACAGGCTGGCAAACCGGTGGTTGTCCCTCAGCCACTGATTCACTGATGTGTTTGCTTTTCCCATAGGCAAAGCCTCCTTTATTCGATTTTTTTCATCAAACTTTTGGGTATCTCTGGCTGAAACGCCTGAAAACTCTGTCCGGATGTTAGAAAATTTAGAAGAAAAATATCCGGGAATTTGATGTGAAATCATCATAACACGCTGCCTGCCCAATTGCAAGATAACCATACTTTACAGGATCTCTTTTACTCCGCTAATCTGATCCAGACGGATCATCTTTATAACCTTCTTCTTTTTTTCTTCGCATACCATTTCCATCCACTGATCGTCCAGATCCTGCAAAATGCCCTTCTGACTGTGGATCACTCCAATCCCGAACATGGGATCCTTCACTACTATTTCGATGGTCCGTCCCCTATACCCGGGAAGGATCTCCGCCCATCCACTTTCCCCCTTCTGCGGCTCTTTTTCCCCGTTCTTCTCTTCTTTTTCCAAATGGGTACACAGAAAATATATCCCGTATGCCAGCATAAATACCATGAAAAACATCAGTACCGTTGTCATAATGTCAGCTCTCCCTTTCTTCCGCAAAAGATACCCCGATGATCATCGAATGCTCTACTTCCCGCACCACCGTCTCTTTTTGAAACATAGCATCTTCTTTTCTTCTCTCATATTCGATCCTGACCCGGCGATCTCCCACTTCCAGGATCCGGACATTGGCATTGTCTAACAGGCCGTCCATCACCGCGTCCATTGTATTCTCTTCTGTAAATTCCAGCTGGCAGCGCCGCCCCTCCAGCTTCTTAAGAATATGAAGATCCACTCCCGGCGCTTCTCGCTCATCTGCAAGTCCTGCCAGCTCATCCAGGCTGATCTGATAAATGGCTGCCAGTTCCGCCGCTTTATCCAGGGCAGGCGCCCCCTGTCCACATTCCCAGTTTGAGATGGTCTGCCTGGTAACAGAC
This window of the Massilistercora timonensis genome carries:
- a CDS encoding helix-turn-helix transcriptional regulator, which gives rise to MGKTENRENTCSLAERLVALRKKQGYSQQEIADRLSVTRQTISNWECGQGAPALDKAAELAAIYQISLDELAGLADEREAPGVDLHILKKLEGRRCQLEFTEENTMDAVMDGLLDNANVRILEVGDRRVRIEYERRKEDAMFQKETVVREVEHSMIIGVSFAEERES
- the larE gene encoding ATP-dependent sacrificial sulfur transferase LarE, which codes for MTLQEFFKEVPKAAVAFSGGADSAFLLWAAREYGADVRAYYGKTAFQPAFELKDARRLAWELQVPMTVIEEDILAVPEAAQNGSERCYYCKRALFSSLREAARRDGYPVLLDGTNASDDAKDRPGMQALRELQVRSPLRECGITKEQLRQMSKEAGLFTWEKPAYACLATRVPTGTKITLETLKNVERAEEILSELGFADFRVRICQEGARIQVREEQMADLLDQRAVVTEQLKQLFPAVLMDLEARKPSR
- the larB gene encoding nickel pincer cofactor biosynthesis protein LarB → MDNKHDILELLRQVADGKVSPENAMLELKEAPFEDLAYAKIDFHRSVRQGAAEVIYGEGKTPEQIKGIVERMGEKGCRNILVTRISQETGDYLSRFLPIDYHKIPRLGIAFPEDRPGRGNIVVATGGTSDMPVAEEAALTAEAMGNHVTRVYDVGVAGLHRLLSNLDILMQARCVIAVAGMEGALASVVGGLVDCPVIAVPTSVGYGASFGGLSALLSMLNSCASGCSVVNIDNGFGAGYLASRINQMEGIKEE
- a CDS encoding Rpn family recombination-promoting nuclease/putative transposase, encoding MGKANTSVNQWLRDNHRFASLYNGYVFGGRQIIRPEELEDLDRETDILVTDKAGKTKAVGRRRDIVKRWKNTVNLAILACESQDKIHYAMPVRCMLYDGLTYTDQIRELWRTHRKSGETLGKGELSTEEFLSRFRREDFIYPILTLVFYYDEKKWDGATDLYGMFPPGTEGKGKETGEVLRKYVPNYRMNLIDAGHMEEAELQRLSEDLQQVLGMLKYRGRKKELQKYIQKNEKYFSSVDAETYQALCSFLNMEKGIKEVEAMQKEERVNMCQALEEWYQDALKEGRKAGLAEGREAGLAEGRESGVALAKKVFRLSAEGRTEAEIAKEAGIGLEEVRGILE
- the larC gene encoding nickel pincer cofactor biosynthesis protein LarC, whose product is MRTLYIECNMGAAGDMLMGALYELLEDKEGFLKTMNSLGLPGVHVEAEAGKTCGIAGTHMRVTVHGEEEAACGHDHAHDHHHHHHHATPGHIGELIDTLCLPEEVKKEARAVYDRIARAEARAHGCPVGDVHFHEVGALDAVADVTGVCYCLYLLKPERIVVSPVHVGSGTVRCAHGIMPVPAPATANLLEGAPSYGGEIRGELCTPTGAALLTQFADAFGSMPVMTGTGVGIGIGTKEFPQANCVRVFLGESRESEAAGMEAGETGANGRITELICNLDDMTPEALSFACGRLLEAGALDVYTIPGTMKKGRPGHVLTVLCEEGNEEEMVRKIFRETATNGVRARRCEKYFLKPGVEKVSTPWGEVRIKTAFGYGVTHKKPEYEDVAKIARKQNLPWGKVRDEVIRRTDIDGQEEK